A stretch of Rhododendron vialii isolate Sample 1 chromosome 4a, ASM3025357v1 DNA encodes these proteins:
- the LOC131324656 gene encoding protein MLP2-like isoform X2, producing the protein MMQATQRQASDVQQQQALVPTGQLSGTVSFNGTLTKEDEEMSKSALSTFRAKEEEIEKKKLEVRERVQAQLGRIEEETRRLSTIREELEGLADPMKKEVSLVRKKIDAVNKELKPLGLNCQKKEKEYKDALDAFNDKNKEKVQMITRLMELVGESEKLRMKKLEELSKSIEITR; encoded by the exons atgatgCAAGCAACGCAGAGGCAGGCGAGTGATGTACAGCAGCAACAGGCGCTGGTCCCAACGGGGCAACTCAGTGGAACTGTGAGTTTCAACGGAACCCTAACGAAAGAAGACGAGGAGATGTCCAAATCGGCGCTGTCTACGTTCAGGGCTAAGGAGGAGGAGATAGAGAAGAAGAAATTGGAGGTGAGAGAGAGGGTTCAGGCTCAGCTGGGTCGCATCGAAGAAGAAACCAGACGTTTATCGACCATTcgcgag GAGCTGGAGGGGCTCGCGGATCCAATGAAGAAAGAAGTCTCACTCGTTCGGAAGAAGATTGACGCAGTCAACAAGGAGTTAAAGCCTCTGGGGCTGAATTGCCAGAAGAAG GAAAAAGAGTATAAAGATGCTCTTGATGCTTTCAATGACAAGAACAAGGAGAAAGTCCAGATGATTACCAGATTGATGGAG CTGGTGGGTGAAAGCGAGAAGTTGAGGATGAAGAAGCTGGAGGAGCTGAGCAAGAGCATAGAGATTACACGCTAA
- the LOC131324656 gene encoding protein MLP2-like isoform X1, which produces MMQATQRQASDVQQQQALVPTGQLSGTVSFNGTLTKEDEEMSKSALSTFRAKEEEIEKKKLEVRERVQAQLGRIEEETRRLSTIREELEGLADPMKKEVSLVRKKIDAVNKELKPLGLNCQKKEKEYKDALDAFNDKNKEKVQMITRLMEVLHLVGESEKLRMKKLEELSKSIEITR; this is translated from the exons atgatgCAAGCAACGCAGAGGCAGGCGAGTGATGTACAGCAGCAACAGGCGCTGGTCCCAACGGGGCAACTCAGTGGAACTGTGAGTTTCAACGGAACCCTAACGAAAGAAGACGAGGAGATGTCCAAATCGGCGCTGTCTACGTTCAGGGCTAAGGAGGAGGAGATAGAGAAGAAGAAATTGGAGGTGAGAGAGAGGGTTCAGGCTCAGCTGGGTCGCATCGAAGAAGAAACCAGACGTTTATCGACCATTcgcgag GAGCTGGAGGGGCTCGCGGATCCAATGAAGAAAGAAGTCTCACTCGTTCGGAAGAAGATTGACGCAGTCAACAAGGAGTTAAAGCCTCTGGGGCTGAATTGCCAGAAGAAG GAAAAAGAGTATAAAGATGCTCTTGATGCTTTCAATGACAAGAACAAGGAGAAAGTCCAGATGATTACCAGATTGATGGAGGTGCTTCAT CTGGTGGGTGAAAGCGAGAAGTTGAGGATGAAGAAGCTGGAGGAGCTGAGCAAGAGCATAGAGATTACACGCTAA